A genomic region of Arachis stenosperma cultivar V10309 chromosome 9, arast.V10309.gnm1.PFL2, whole genome shotgun sequence contains the following coding sequences:
- the LOC130950680 gene encoding probable protein phosphatase 2C 25 — translation MFSWLARIVSACLRPVVRRYARMNKDDDRDLDDDPSSLHDSLLWCRDLEKHSCGEFSFAVVQANEVIEDHSQVETGPDAVFVGVYDGHGGPEASKFINEHLFRHLITIAQENGSISEDIIRGAVSATEDGFLTLVRRSYGIKPLIAAMGSCCLVGVIWKGTLYTANLGDSRAVIGSVTRSNKIVAEQLTREHNASKEEVRRELRSLHPEDSQIVVMKHGTWRIKGIIQVSRSIGDAYLKRPEFSFDPSFPRFHLPDPIRRPVLTAEPSVCSRVLQPNDKFLIFASDGLWEHLTNQEAVEIVHKSPRPGIARRLLKAALSEAARKREMRYKDLQKVEKGVRRFFHDDITVVVIFIDHELVGKNVTVPELSIKGFMDSVGPSNFRSFQHMP, via the exons ATGTTTTCGTGGTTGGCAAGGATAGTTTCGGCGTGCTTGAGGCCAGTAGTGAGGCGATATGCGCGTATGAACAAGGATGATGATCGCGATCTCGATGACGATCCCTCTTCTCTTCACGATTCCCTGTTATGGTGCAGGGATCTCGAGAAGCACTCGTGCGGTGAGTTTTCTTTTGCTGTTGTTCAGGCAAATGAAGTGATTGAGGATCACAGCCAGGTTGAGACAGGTCCCGACGCCGTGTTTGTTGGTGTTTACGACGGACATGGCGGCCCTGAGGCCTCTAAGTTCATCAATGAACACCTCTTCCGCCACCTCATCA CGATTGCACAAGAAAATGGTTCTATCTCCGAAGATATTATCAGGGGTGCTGTTTCTGCTACTGAAGATGGTTTTTTAACTCTCGTCCGAAGGAGTTACGGGATAAAGCCATTGATAGCGGCAATGGGTTCCTGTTGTCTGGTTGGTGTTATCTGGAAAGGCACACTGTATACTGCCAATCTTGGAGACTCTCGTGCTGTAATTGGCTCTGTAACCAGATCTAACAAGATAGTTGCAGAACAGTTGACTAGAGAGCACAACGCTAGCAAAGAGGAGGTTAGACGAGAACTCAGGTCTTTGCACCCTGAAGATTCACAAATTGTAGTTATGAAGCATGGAACGTGGCGAATTAAAGGCATCATCCAG GTATCCAGATCAATAGGAGATGCATATCTAAAGCGCCCAGAGTTCTCTTTTGATCCTTCGTTCCCACGGTTCCACCTGCCCGATCCTATCCGTCGGCCTGTGCTAACAGCAGAACCATCTGTGTGTTCACGAGTTTTACAACCTAATGATAAATTCCTTATATTTGCATCTGATGGTCTTTGGGAACACTTGACAAATCAGGAAGCAGTTGAGATTGTTCACAAAAGTCCTCGACCT GGGATTGCAAGGAGACTTCTCAAGGCTGCACTAAGCGAGGCAGCTCGGAAAAGAGAGATGAGATATAAAGACCTTCAAAAGGTTGAAAAGGGGGTTCGGCGGTTTTTTCATGACGATATCACGGTGGTTGTTATCTTCATTGACCATGAATTGGTTGGGAAGAATGTAACAGTTCCTGAATTGTCCATCAAAGGGTTTATGGACTCGGTTGGACCATCGAATTTTAGAAGCTTTCAGCATATGCCATAA